One Cydia pomonella isolate Wapato2018A chromosome 14, ilCydPomo1, whole genome shotgun sequence DNA segment encodes these proteins:
- the LOC133525301 gene encoding uncharacterized protein LOC133525301, producing the protein MASKNKKTPENGPFEGQHENGPSQGQHENGPSQGQHESGSSQSLPDAVSELDQRASTDSDSDLGTNSQARTRGVRNERSGRIRRLSDTTDSDDLAKDDETAGEKSVERQLAQKRRHTGSDEETCLGNLPKINTARRGGKWGKSKTRGAYTGIAKTKSLGAYVGIAKAKSMLKICLERGSSGKKADKDARHTPQVHGPASCSMKEKNQTSEQVISDEEQEMECNLLLEGCQSPAADGDEADVARRAAKRVLADVSKSANLKGTIRGRINKACREIINAMDNIDSREENEEVHVLRANNKRLKEELAHATSELKALRKAFSDRNKKETPAGSLKANQILEAVTDALSEFREELSASLFKSLGDMVNARIDDIKSRLPPAPVVRPPLAADRKKAATAAARTVSPTRFPVVDLPDDPWTPLAVPAPAPTPRPGPGESVEKSVASSGSTLMPPARAAPGPKVPRRKQVATKQVPQVTPPHHAGNSSKPTPAPRAKRVTQTAPPPPPTTANQTWTEVLGRKAKRKANKKASAAVQPAVKPKPKPRKLVAPSTAGIVVALKPESEATYAGIFAKVTTSFGLAEVGLDHVKVRKTADGARIIEVPGTDNGRTADILREKLEGLVGNDARVYRPTKMAGLRVSGLMECATKEAVAEAISAKGGCRLDEVKVGAIRTGFNGVGSTLIKCPVTAANKIVEGGRLLVGWSSAQVHILDPAPLRCYKCMGTGHARATCPSQVERGNLCFRCSKPGHKASGCTEAPFCAACHQAKKPAGHYMGGQACCPPPTKGRVGPVQTQGPEQRSAQGADEGQEMDT; encoded by the coding sequence ATGgcatctaaaaataaaaaaactcctGAAAACGGCCCTTTTGAGGGCCAACACGAAAACGGCCCTTCTCAGGGCCAACACGAAAACGGCCCTTCTCAGGGCCAACATGAAAGCGGCTCTTCCCAGAGCCTGCCTGATGCGGTGTCGGAGCTGGATCAAAGAGCGTCGACAGACTCAGACTCAGACTTGGGGACTAACTCCCAGGCAAGAACGAGAGGAGTCAGAAATGAACGGTCAGGGAGGATACGTCGACTGTCTGACACGACGGACTCCGACGACCTTGCAAAGGACGATGAGACGGCTGGCGAGAAGTCAGTGGAAAGACAGTTGGCCCAAAAAAGGCGCCATACTGGATCGGACGAGGAAACGTGTCTGGGAAACCTGCCAAAAATAAATACAGCACGTCGAGGCGGGAAATGGGGAAAGAGCAAGACCCGCGGAGCGTACACGGGTATTGCTAAGACCAAATCCCTTGGGGCATACGTGGGAATAGCCAAGGCCAAAAGCATGCTGAAAATATGTCTCGAGCGAGGGTCTTCTGGGAAAAAAGCGGATAAGGATGCCAGACATACGCCCCAAGTTCACGGGCCGGCGTCCTGCTCGATGAAGGAAAAAAACCAAACATCTGAACAGGTCATTTCCGATGAGGAGCAAGAAATGGAGTGCAACCTGCTGCTGGAGGGTTGTCAGTCACCGGCTGCTGACGGAGACGAAGCGGATGTGGCCCGCAGGGCAGCCAAGAGGGTGCTGGCCGACGTCAGCAAGTCAGCGAATTTAAAGGGAACCATCCGCGGTCGCATTAACAAGGCGTGCCGCGAAATAATAAATGCCATGGATAACATTGACTCAAGAGAGGAGAATGAGGAGGTGCATGTCCTTCGGGCAAATAATAAAAGATTGAAGGAAGAGCTAGCTCATGCGACATCTGAATTGAAGGCGCTCAGAAAGGCCTTTTCCGATCGGAATAAGAAGGAGACTCCAGCAGGCAGTCTAAAGGCTAACCAGATCCTGGAGGCGGTAACGGATGCCTTGTCTGAGTTTAGGGAGGAGCTGTCGGCGAGTCTCTTCAAATCGCTAGGGGACATGGTTAATGCTCGCATAGACGACATAAAGAGTCGTCTCCCTCCAGCGCCGGTTGTTCGCCCGCCATTAGCGGCGGACCGAAAAAAGGCAGCTACGGCTGCCGCTAGGACGGTTTCTCCTACACGGTTTCCTGTGGTTGATCTGCCGGATGATCCCTGGACCCCGTTGGCGGTTCCTGCCCCCGCTCCTACCCCAAGGCCTGGCCCTGGGGAATCTGTAGAGAAATCTGTAGCATCGTCTGGGTCAACGCTAATGCCCCCTGCGAGAGCTGCACCTGGCCCGAAAGTGCCGCGGAGGAAACAAGTAGCTACCAAGCAGGTACCTCAGGTGACTCCTCCCCATCATGCGGGAAATTCTTCAAAACCCACCCCCGCTCCCCGAGCGAAGAGGGTTACTCAGACGGCGCCGCCGCCACCACCGACGACTGCTAATCAGACGTGGACAGAAGTATTGGGCCGTAAAGCAAAGAGAAAAGCTAATAAGAAAGCGTCTGCAGCAGTCCAACCGGCTGTGAAGCCAAAGCCGAAGCCGCGTAAATTGGTTGCTCCATCGACGGCGGGCATTGTAGTGGCTCTCAAACCAGAATCTGAGGCTACATATGCGGGGATCTTCGCCAAGGTGACGACTTCTTTTGGTCTAGCTGAGGTGGGGCTAGACCACGTTAAAGTTCGGAAAACGGCCGATGGGGCGCGTATCATTGAGGTCCCTGGTACCGACAACGGCAGGACAGCCGATATCCTGCGCGAGAAATTGGAGGGCTTGGTCGGCAACGACGCGAGGGTGTACCGGCCAACAAAAATGGCCGGCTTGAGGGTATCAGGACTCATGGAATGTGCAACCAAGGAGGCAGTAGCCGAGGCAATATCAGCGAAGGGTGGTTGCAGACTTGACGAGGTGAAGGTGGGCGCAATCCGTACTGGCTTTAACGGGGTAGGTTCGaccctcattaaatgcccagtGACAGCCGCCAACAAGATAGTAGAGGGAGGGCGTTTGCTTGTGGGGTGGTCGAGTGCACAAGTTCATATATTAGATCCAGCACCGCTCCGCTGTTATAAATGCATGGGGACGGGACACGCTCGTGCCACTTGCCCTTCACAAGTAGAGAGAGGGAACCTGTGCTTCCGGTGCAGCAAGCCGGGACATAAGGCGTCGGGCTGCACCGAGGCGCCATTTTGCGCGGCGTGTCACCAAGCTAAGAAGCCAGCCGGCCACTATATGGGAGGCCAAGCATGCTGCCCCCCACCGACTAAGGGAAGAGTAGGCCCCGTCCAGACCCAGGGGCCCGAACAGAGATCCGCCCAAGGGGCTGACGAGGGACAAGAGATGGATACGTAA
- the LOC133525302 gene encoding uncharacterized protein LOC133525302 has product MATKNKKTPENGPFEGQHENGPSQGQHENGPSQGQHESGSSQSLPDAVSELDQRASTDSDSDLGTNSQARTRGVRNERSGRIRRLSDTTDSDDLAKDDETAGEKSVERQLAQKRRHTGSDEETCLGNLPKINTARRGGKWGKSKTRGAYTGIAKTKSLGAYVGIAKAKSMLKICLERGSSGKKADKDARHTPQVHGPASCSMKEKNQTSEQVISDEEQEMECNLVLEGCQSPAADGDEADVARRAAKRVLADVSKSANLKGTIRGRINKACREIINAMDNIDSREENEEVHVLRANNKRLKEELAHATSELKALRKAFSDRNKKETPAGSLKANQILGAVTDALSEFRDELSASLFKSLGDMVNARIDDIKSRLPPAPVVRPPLAADRKKAATAAARTVSPTRFPVVDLPDDPWTPLAVPAPAPTPRPGPGESVASSGSTLMPPARAAPGPKVPRRKQVATKQVPQVTPPHHAGNSSKPTPAPRAKRVTQTAPPPPPTTANQTWTEVLGRKAKRKANKKASAAVQPAVKPKPKPRKLVAPSTAGIVVALKPESEATYAGIFAKVTTSFGLAEVGLDHVKVRKTADGARIIEVPGTDNGRAADILREKLEGLVGNDARVYRPTKMAGLRVSGLMECATKEAVAEAISAKGGCRLDEVKVGAIRTGFNGVGSTLIKCPVTAANKIVEGGRLLVGWSSAQVQILDPAPLRCYKCMGTGHARATCPSQVERGNLCFRCSKPGHKASGCTEAPFCAACHQAKKPAGHYMGGQACCPPPTKGRVGPVQTQGPEQRSTQGADEGQEMET; this is encoded by the coding sequence ATggcaactaaaaataaaaaaactcctGAAAACGGCCCTTTTGAGGGCCAACACGAAAACGGCCCTTCTCAGGGCCAACACGAAAACGGCCCTTCTCAGGGCCAACATGAAAGCGGCTCTTCCCAGAGCCTGCCTGATGCGGTGTCGGAGCTGGATCAAAGAGCGTCGACAGACTCAGACTCAGACTTGGGGACTAACTCCCAGGCAAGAACGAGAGGAGTCAGAAATGAACGGTCAGGGAGGATACGTCGACTGTCTGACACGACGGACTCCGACGACCTTGCAAAGGACGATGAGACGGCTGGCGAGAAGTCAGTGGAAAGACAGTTGGCCCAAAAAAGGCGCCATACTGGATCGGACGAGGAAACGTGTCTGGGAAACCTGCCAAAAATAAATACAGCACGTCGAGGCGGGAAATGGGGAAAGAGCAAGACCCGCGGAGCGTACACGGGTATTGCTAAGACCAAATCCCTTGGGGCATACGTGGGAATAGCCAAGGCCAAAAGCATGCTGAAAATATGTCTCGAGCGAGGGTCTTCTGGGAAAAAAGCGGATAAGGATGCCAGACATACGCCCCAAGTTCACGGGCCGGCGTCCTGCTCGATGAAGGAAAAAAACCAAACATCTGAACAGGTCATTTCCGATGAGGAGCAAGAAATGGAGTGCAACCTGGTGCTGGAGGGTTGTCAGTCACCGGCTGCTGACGGAGACGAAGCGGATGTGGCCCGCAGGGCAGCCAAGAGGGTGCTGGCCGACGTCAGCAAGTCAGCGAATTTAAAGGGAACCATCCGCGGTCGCATTAACAAGGCGTGCCGCGAAATAATAAATGCCATGGATAACATTGACTCAAGAGAGGAGAATGAGGAGGTGCATGTCCTTCGGGCAAATAATAAAAGATTGAAGGAAGAGCTAGCTCATGCGACATCTGAATTGAAGGCGCTCAGAAAGGCCTTTTCCGATCGGAATAAGAAGGAGACTCCAGCAGGCAGTCTAAAGGCTAACCAGATCCTGGGAGCGGTAACGGATGCCTTGTCTGAGTTTAGGGACGAGCTGTCGGCGAGTCTCTTCAAATCGCTAGGGGACATGGTTAATGCTCGCATAGACGACATAAAGAGTCGTCTCCCTCCAGCGCCGGTTGTTCGCCCGCCATTAGCGGCGGACCGAAAAAAGGCAGCTACGGCTGCTGCTAGGACGGTTTCTCCTACACGGTTTCCTGTGGTTGATCTGCCGGATGATCCCTGGACCCCGTTGGCGGTTCCTGCCCCCGCTCCTACCCCGAGGCCTGGCCCTGGGGAATCTGTAGCATCGTCTGGGTCAACGCTAATGCCCCCTGCGAGAGCTGCACCTGGCCCGAAAGTGCCGCGGAGGAAACAAGTAGCTACCAAGCAGGTACCTCAGGTGACTCCTCCCCATCATGCGGGAAATTCTTCAAAACCCACCCCCGCTCCCCGAGCGAAGAGGGTTACTCAGACGGCGCCGCCGCCACCACCGACGACTGCTAATCAGACGTGGACAGAAGTATTGGGCCGTAAAGCAAAGAGGAAAGCTAATAAGAAAGCGTCTGCAGCAGTTCAACCGGCTGTGAAGCCAAAGCCGAAGCCGCGTAAATTGGTTGCTCCATCGACGGCGGGCATTGTTGTGGCTCTCAAACCAGAATCTGAGGCTACATATGCGGGGATCTTCGCCAAGGTGACGACTTCTTTTGGTCTAGCTGAGGTGGGGCTAGACCACGTTAAAGTTCGGAAAACGGCCGATGGGGCGCGTATCATTGAGGTCCCTGGTACCGACAATGGCAGGGCAGCCGATATCCTGCGCGAGAAATTGGAAGGCTTGGTCGGCAACGACGCGAGGGTGTACCGGCCAACAAAAATGGCCGGCTTGAGGGTATCAGGACTCATGGAATGTGCAACCAAGGAGGCAGTAGCCGAGGCAATATCAGCGAAGGGTGGTTGCAGACTTGACGAGGTGAAGGTGGGCGCAATCCGTACTGGCTTTAATGGGGTAGGTTCGaccctcattaaatgcccagtGACAGCCGCCAACAAGATAGTAGAGGGAGGGCGTTTGCTTGTGGGGTGGTCGAGTGCACAAGTTCAAATATTGGATCCAGCACCGCTCCGCTGTTATAAATGCATGGGGACGGGACACGCTCGCGCCACTTGCCCTTCACAAGTAGAGAGAGGGAACCTGTGCTTCCGGTGCAGCAAGCCGGGACATAAGGCGTCGGGCTGCACCGAGGCGCCATTTTGCGCGGCGTGTCACCAAGCTAAGAAGCCAGCCGGCCACTATATGGGAGGCCAAGCATGCTGCCCCCCACCGACTAAGGGAAGAGTAGGCCCCGTCCAGACCCAGGGGCCCGAACAGAGATCCACCCAAGGGGCTGACGAGGGACAAGAGATGGAAACGTAA
- the LOC133524689 gene encoding uncharacterized protein LOC133524689, with amino-acid sequence MDLKNLKKTRASFKSKLTIFKSYLEPLLSCHTLNNLQNHELNTRFIKIQDMYNDFDSVQTDIENLTEIPGDEHTERENFETSYFGALAAAQELLSRHTAAGAASAAPEDNLVTGRTLTMIPAPLVQDSPIHTLTRYQRIEALKAHFWNRYYKEFISELQVRNKWRRDGGQLKLGEMVLVKDDRLPPSRWLLGRVTAVYPGNDGVSRVADVTTTTGTLRRAYNRLCPLPLTLDQDGPRGPAC; translated from the exons ATGGatttaaaaaatctcaaaaaaacacGTGCCTCTTTCAAATCAAAGCTTAccatatttaaatcatatttagaGCCTCTTTTGTCATGCCATACGCTAAATAATTTGCAAAATCATGAGCTGAATACCAGATTCATTAAAATCCAAGATATGTACAATGATTTTGATTCAGTTCAAACTGATATAGAAAATTTGACGGAAATTCCAGGTGACGAGCACACAGAACGGGAAAATTTCGAGACAAGCTACTTTGGTGCCTTGGCTGCTGCGCAGGAACTGCTCAGCAGGCACACCGCGGCTGGTGCTGCTTCTGCGGCGCCTGAGGACAATCTGGTAACGG GCCGAACGCTCACTATGATACCTGCTCCCTTGGTGCAAGACTCGCCGATACATACCCTAACGAGATATCAGAGAATAGAAGCACTAAAAGCGCATTTTTGGAATCGGTATTATAAGGAATTCATTTCAGAACTGCAGGTCCGAAACAAATGGCGCAGGGATGGAGGCCAGCTGAAACTTGGCGAGATGGTTCTCGTCAAAGACGACCGCTTGCCCCCCAGCAGATGGCTGCTTGGGCGAGTCACCGCAGTCTACCCGGGCAACGACGGAGTCAGCCGCGTCGCTGACGTCACCACCACCACAGGGACGCTGAGAAGGGCCTACAACAGGCTCTGCCCGCTCCCACTGACATTGGACCAGGATGGTCCAAGGGGGCCAGCTTGTTAA